A portion of the Cryptomeria japonica chromosome 5, Sugi_1.0, whole genome shotgun sequence genome contains these proteins:
- the LOC131064102 gene encoding ankyrin repeat-containing protein ITN1 isoform X1, with translation MDKELFTALKTADLPATYEDFHRQFPSALSGVTFEGNTALHIAAGEGHQNVIEWILRVEPSMAGAQNNDGNTPLHEAARNGDPDLVGILLQYNRSCASLLNNFGETPLITACKYAHERTVNQLLEAYNDTAEATYEGGVTSHLHAAVHGGSVEIVRAILNHRTDHHAWHNDLMTDRDKSRRCAVHVAAMEGRWDIMEQFMSKRPDCVEILGSDNKSVLQYAVEYNQFEVVKNLLANERAEKKVKLVSRDHDLFQNTALHLAAKRAVDSQLLDLLLSSPGVDVNARNDEDMTALEIASAAAQDNFHCATIIRKLKGARAIHSRLLPNTIPDNIVSAHMVVASLIATVTFAAMFQIPGGIEDDKNNIHYGAAKLALHKLFRLFVFSDSAAFITSLAVVVAWLCKERWQRTCLGSLFPYLLSDISEVNLLLSMLWTAVAFVIATIMVILPHDYDKLNIKDNDAFTKYKSFWQFEIFLVIITPYLSAFIIIAPYMAVAVIRKTFNIAPHMSVAVIRKIFNTAAHMAVAVIQKTLRKPDTRKRALKWFLHDPSTLKILLAQFFMTTAFILAVTFL, from the exons ATGGATAAGGAACTCTTCACTGCTTTGAAAACTGCTGATCTTCCTGCTACCTATGAAGATTTTCATCGGCAGTTTCCGAGTGCTCTGAGTGGGGTTACTTTTGAAGGAAATACTGCTCTACATATTGCTGCAGGGGAAGGCCATCAAAATGTTATTGAGTGGATTCTACGAGTGGAACCCTCTATGGCTGGAGCTCAAAATAATGATGGTAATACGCCACTACACGAAGCTGCTAGAAATGGTGATCCAGATCTAGTCGGAATTCTCCTTCAGTACAACAGGAGCTGTGCGTCCCTCTTAAATAATTTTGGAGAGACACCTCTAATAACAGCTTGCAAGTATGCCCACGAGAGAACAGTCAACCAATTGTTGGAAGCGTATAATGATACAGCCGAAGCAACATACGAGGGAG GTGTGACCTCCCATCTGCATGCAGCCGTGCATGGAGGATCTGTTGAGATTGTAAGAGCAATACTAAATCATCGTACTGATCATCATGCTTGGCATAATGACTTAATGACAGACAGGGATAAGTCTAGAAGATGCGCAGTTCATGTAGCAGCCATGGAAGGCCGTTGGGACATAATGGAACAATTTATGTCCAAAAGGCCAGACTGTGTCGAAATCCTGGGTTCAGATAATAAGTCTGTTCTACAATATGCCGTCGAATATAATCAATTTGAGGTAGTGAAGAATCTATTGGCGAACGAAAGGGCAGAAAAAAAAGTGAAATTGGTGAGCCGGGACCATGACCTTTTTCAGAATACAGCACTACATTTGGCAGCAAAAAGGGCAGTAGATTCTCAG CTGCTTGATCTCCTCCTCTCATCTCCAGGTGTAGACGTGAATGCCCGGAACGACGAAGACATGACTGCACTTGAGATAGCATCTGCTGCAGCTCAAGACAACTTCCATTGTGCAACCATCATAAGGAAACTGAAAGGTGCCCGGGCTATACACTCTAGACTACTGCCCAATACAATTCCTGATAATATCGTTAGTGCACACATGGTAGTGGCATCACTCATTGCCACTGTCACATTTGCAGCCATGTTTCAAATCCCAGGTGGAATTGAGGATGACAAAAATAATATACACTATGGAGCTGCCAAGTTGGCATTACATAAGCTTTTCAGATTGTTCGTGTTTTCTGATAGTGCGGCCTTTATTACTTCTCTTGCAGTGGTGGTCGCATGGTTATGTAAAGAACGGTGGCAAAGAACATGTTTGGGGTCGTTATTTCCATATCTGCTGTCTGATATCTCCGAGGTGAACTTACTACTCTCAATGCTCTGGACGGCTGTAGCATTTGTGATTGCCACTATTATGGTCATATTACCCCATGATTATGACAAGTTGAATATTAAGGATAATGACGCTTTCACCAAATATAAATCGTTTTGGCAATTCGAAATATTCCTTGTAATTATCACACCATATTTGTCTGCATTCATTATTATTGCTCCATACATGGCTGTTGCTGTCATTCGAAAGACTTTTAATATTGCCCCACATATGTCTGTTGCTGTCATTCGAAAGATTTTTAATACTGCTGCACACATGGCTGTTGCTGTCATTCAAAAGACTTTAAGGAAGCCGGATACTAGGAAGAGGGCTTTGAAATGGTTTCTTCACGATCCTAGTACTCTCAAAATCCTGCTTGCCCAATTTTTTATGACCACAGCTTTTATTCTCGCCGTTACTTTTCTGTGA
- the LOC131064102 gene encoding ankyrin repeat-containing protein ITN1 isoform X2, which translates to MDKELFTALKTADLPATYEDFHRQFPSALSGVTFEGNTALHIAAGEGHQNVIEWILRVEPSMAGAQNNDGNTPLHEAARNGDPDLVGILLQYNRSCASLLNNFGETPLITACKYAHERTVNQLLEAYNDTAEATYEGDRDKSRRCAVHVAAMEGRWDIMEQFMSKRPDCVEILGSDNKSVLQYAVEYNQFEVVKNLLANERAEKKVKLVSRDHDLFQNTALHLAAKRAVDSQLLDLLLSSPGVDVNARNDEDMTALEIASAAAQDNFHCATIIRKLKGARAIHSRLLPNTIPDNIVSAHMVVASLIATVTFAAMFQIPGGIEDDKNNIHYGAAKLALHKLFRLFVFSDSAAFITSLAVVVAWLCKERWQRTCLGSLFPYLLSDISEVNLLLSMLWTAVAFVIATIMVILPHDYDKLNIKDNDAFTKYKSFWQFEIFLVIITPYLSAFIIIAPYMAVAVIRKTFNIAPHMSVAVIRKIFNTAAHMAVAVIQKTLRKPDTRKRALKWFLHDPSTLKILLAQFFMTTAFILAVTFL; encoded by the exons ATGGATAAGGAACTCTTCACTGCTTTGAAAACTGCTGATCTTCCTGCTACCTATGAAGATTTTCATCGGCAGTTTCCGAGTGCTCTGAGTGGGGTTACTTTTGAAGGAAATACTGCTCTACATATTGCTGCAGGGGAAGGCCATCAAAATGTTATTGAGTGGATTCTACGAGTGGAACCCTCTATGGCTGGAGCTCAAAATAATGATGGTAATACGCCACTACACGAAGCTGCTAGAAATGGTGATCCAGATCTAGTCGGAATTCTCCTTCAGTACAACAGGAGCTGTGCGTCCCTCTTAAATAATTTTGGAGAGACACCTCTAATAACAGCTTGCAAGTATGCCCACGAGAGAACAGTCAACCAATTGTTGGAAGCGTATAATGATACAGCCGAAGCAACATACGAGGGAG ACAGGGATAAGTCTAGAAGATGCGCAGTTCATGTAGCAGCCATGGAAGGCCGTTGGGACATAATGGAACAATTTATGTCCAAAAGGCCAGACTGTGTCGAAATCCTGGGTTCAGATAATAAGTCTGTTCTACAATATGCCGTCGAATATAATCAATTTGAGGTAGTGAAGAATCTATTGGCGAACGAAAGGGCAGAAAAAAAAGTGAAATTGGTGAGCCGGGACCATGACCTTTTTCAGAATACAGCACTACATTTGGCAGCAAAAAGGGCAGTAGATTCTCAG CTGCTTGATCTCCTCCTCTCATCTCCAGGTGTAGACGTGAATGCCCGGAACGACGAAGACATGACTGCACTTGAGATAGCATCTGCTGCAGCTCAAGACAACTTCCATTGTGCAACCATCATAAGGAAACTGAAAGGTGCCCGGGCTATACACTCTAGACTACTGCCCAATACAATTCCTGATAATATCGTTAGTGCACACATGGTAGTGGCATCACTCATTGCCACTGTCACATTTGCAGCCATGTTTCAAATCCCAGGTGGAATTGAGGATGACAAAAATAATATACACTATGGAGCTGCCAAGTTGGCATTACATAAGCTTTTCAGATTGTTCGTGTTTTCTGATAGTGCGGCCTTTATTACTTCTCTTGCAGTGGTGGTCGCATGGTTATGTAAAGAACGGTGGCAAAGAACATGTTTGGGGTCGTTATTTCCATATCTGCTGTCTGATATCTCCGAGGTGAACTTACTACTCTCAATGCTCTGGACGGCTGTAGCATTTGTGATTGCCACTATTATGGTCATATTACCCCATGATTATGACAAGTTGAATATTAAGGATAATGACGCTTTCACCAAATATAAATCGTTTTGGCAATTCGAAATATTCCTTGTAATTATCACACCATATTTGTCTGCATTCATTATTATTGCTCCATACATGGCTGTTGCTGTCATTCGAAAGACTTTTAATATTGCCCCACATATGTCTGTTGCTGTCATTCGAAAGATTTTTAATACTGCTGCACACATGGCTGTTGCTGTCATTCAAAAGACTTTAAGGAAGCCGGATACTAGGAAGAGGGCTTTGAAATGGTTTCTTCACGATCCTAGTACTCTCAAAATCCTGCTTGCCCAATTTTTTATGACCACAGCTTTTATTCTCGCCGTTACTTTTCTGTGA